The Mesorhizobium sp. NBSH29 genome has a segment encoding these proteins:
- a CDS encoding NADH:flavin oxidoreductase translates to MMSADPLLQPFQLKHLRLKNRIMSTSHEPAYSEDGMPKARYRLYHAEKAKGGMALTMTAGSALVSRDSPAAFGNLHAYRDEIVPWLTELADACHEHECKVMIQLTHLGRRTGWNKADWLPVLSASPVREPAHRAFPKQAEDWDIARIVADYASAAQRCQAAGLDGIEFEAYGHLMDGFWSPATNHRDDEFGGSLDNRLRFTSMVLDAVRKAVGSDFIVGIRMVADEDFAAGLSSQEGVEIARRLAGSHQIDFLNIIRGSIETDAALTKVIPIAGMRSAPHLDFAGEVRAATGFPVFHAARIADVATARHAVASGKLDMVGMTRAHLADPHIVRKIIEGREHEIRPCVGATYCLDRIYEGGEALCIHNAATGREEKIPHTISKNAASPKSVVVVGAGPAGLEAARVVAERGHRVTVLEAASRAGGQIMLATANPRRRELIGIVDWRLAELDRLGVTIRYDVWAELPDVLALAPDIVVVATGGLPQNPPLRGGDDLVTSSWDILSGAAKPAETVLVYDDNGGHPGMSAAEHCALAGSRVELVSPERFFAPEMGGMNHVPYMRSFHEKSVRLTINTRLQSVRREGNQLVATLGSDFAPGWSEDRHVDQVVVEHGTLPLDDLYFALKPFSKNAGAVDYAALVEGEGGIMPATQHGDFLLLRMGDAVASRNIHAAIYDGIRYGLRL, encoded by the coding sequence ATAATGTCCGCTGATCCGCTTCTCCAGCCCTTTCAGCTGAAACATCTGCGGCTCAAGAACCGCATCATGTCGACCAGCCACGAACCGGCCTACTCCGAAGATGGCATGCCGAAGGCGCGCTACCGACTTTACCACGCCGAGAAGGCGAAAGGCGGTATGGCACTCACCATGACAGCCGGATCAGCGCTGGTGTCGCGCGACAGTCCCGCCGCATTTGGCAATCTCCACGCCTATCGAGACGAGATTGTGCCCTGGCTGACCGAACTGGCCGATGCCTGCCATGAGCATGAGTGCAAGGTGATGATCCAGCTCACCCACCTGGGCCGCCGCACCGGCTGGAACAAGGCAGACTGGCTCCCCGTCCTGTCGGCTTCGCCAGTGCGCGAGCCGGCTCACCGCGCTTTCCCGAAGCAGGCCGAAGACTGGGACATCGCCCGCATCGTCGCCGATTATGCATCTGCAGCCCAGCGCTGCCAGGCTGCAGGTCTCGATGGCATCGAATTCGAGGCCTATGGCCATCTGATGGATGGGTTCTGGTCGCCCGCCACCAACCATCGGGACGATGAATTCGGTGGCAGCCTCGACAACCGGCTGCGCTTCACCTCCATGGTGCTCGACGCTGTCCGCAAAGCGGTCGGCAGCGACTTCATCGTTGGCATCCGCATGGTCGCCGACGAAGACTTTGCCGCTGGCCTCTCCAGCCAGGAAGGCGTCGAGATAGCGAGGCGCCTCGCTGGATCGCACCAGATCGATTTCCTCAACATCATTCGCGGCTCTATAGAAACTGACGCGGCGCTGACGAAAGTCATCCCGATTGCCGGCATGCGCTCGGCGCCGCATCTCGATTTCGCCGGCGAGGTCCGCGCAGCCACCGGCTTTCCGGTGTTCCACGCTGCCCGGATTGCTGATGTCGCCACCGCCCGTCATGCGGTGGCTTCCGGCAAGCTCGACATGGTGGGTATGACGCGCGCCCATCTGGCCGACCCTCATATCGTCCGCAAGATCATCGAAGGCCGCGAGCATGAGATACGCCCCTGCGTCGGTGCCACCTATTGTCTCGACCGCATCTATGAGGGCGGCGAGGCGCTGTGCATCCACAATGCCGCCACCGGCCGCGAGGAAAAAATCCCGCACACCATCTCTAAAAACGCCGCCTCTCCAAAGTCGGTCGTCGTCGTCGGCGCTGGTCCTGCCGGGCTGGAAGCAGCCCGTGTCGTGGCAGAACGCGGCCACCGCGTCACCGTGCTGGAGGCGGCGTCGCGCGCTGGTGGCCAGATCATGCTGGCCACTGCCAACCCGCGCCGCAGGGAGCTGATAGGCATCGTCGACTGGCGTCTGGCCGAACTTGACCGTCTCGGTGTCACTATCCGCTACGATGTCTGGGCAGAACTGCCGGATGTTCTAGCGCTTGCGCCCGACATCGTCGTGGTGGCCACCGGCGGCCTGCCGCAAAACCCGCCGCTTCGGGGCGGAGACGATTTGGTCACGTCCAGCTGGGACATTCTTTCAGGCGCTGCGAAGCCGGCTGAAACGGTGCTCGTCTATGACGACAATGGCGGCCATCCCGGCATGAGCGCTGCCGAGCACTGTGCGCTTGCCGGATCGCGCGTCGAATTGGTATCGCCCGAACGCTTCTTCGCGCCTGAAATGGGCGGCATGAACCATGTCCCCTACATGCGCAGTTTTCATGAAAAATCCGTCCGCCTCACCATCAACACCCGGCTGCAATCTGTGCGGCGCGAAGGCAACCAGCTTGTCGCCACGCTAGGTTCCGATTTTGCGCCGGGATGGAGCGAGGACCGCCATGTGGACCAGGTTGTAGTCGAGCACGGGACGCTGCCGCTGGACGATCTTTATTTCGCGCTGAAACCTTTTTCGAAAAACGCCGGCGCGGTGGATTATGCGGCACTTGTGGAGGGGGAGGGCGGGATCATGCCGGCCACGCAACACGGCGACTTTCTTCTGCTGCGCATGGGCGATGCTGTCGCGTCCCGCAACATTCACGCCGCCATCTATGACGGCATCCGTTACGGGCTACGACTTTAA